The nucleotide sequence CAACCTTTAGTCTCCGAATTTCCCTCTCCACGCACTCCTTTGAATCCTGTGATTGGGGATCCTCCGAACAACCCCCTCAGGGCAGTGGACGGATGAGGGCCAGTCCCGGAGAGGTGCCTGCCCGCCCCTTCCCACCCTTAGGGAAGTCCATTAGTGAGAGGGGGGTGGGCGTTGAGGGAGGAAACTCGCGGCCGAGGGGCGAGGGGCGGAGCGGCAGTCCGTCTCGCACACTTCAAGGGTTGTCTTCTCTTTCAGAAAACGTTGTTGAATGAACCGACTCAGACACTTCCACTTTAGTTTCGTTTCTTCTAGGGCCTTGCTTGGGTCCGTGAGCCCTTTCTGGCCCTTTCCGCCGGCTCATAAAGAGCTCTGGGGGCGTGCGAGCAGAGCTGGGGGAGCGgcgggacacacacacacacacacacacgcacagcgAGACCCCCTGCTCCATTACCAGTGAAGtaccttttccctcctttcccgCCCACACCGGGCCGGGAACAGACTGCCCGGGCTAAGAGGGACCTGTTCTCTCCTGTGCCAAGGGCACAAATCTCGGTGCTCCCTTCCCCCAGGTGAGAGTGGACCGCGGAAACGGAAGCGGCAGGGGCAATGGCCGGCTGGGCCCTGCCCGTGAGTACTGATGCCCCCGCTCCCTCCCACCACCGGAAGCACAGCGAGGTCAAGGGCGCCCGGGAGTGGGCCGGCTGAGCGCTGGGACTGCCCTGCGGCCGCCTCTTTGAAGACAAGGAGCGCGTTCTGGGTCGCGCGGCCCAAGAGAACCCTGGGCTTGattctgcacccccacccctcaccccgtggcgcagatcgtgacctgaggggCACAGGGTCTCTGTGGCGCAGCGCCCGCAGCTGGCCTGCATCAGCCACCTCGGGAGACTCACCACAGCTGCCTCTGCCACCACCGCTGACAGACAAAAAGAAGGTTCTGCTGGGCCCCTAGCGAGGCCGCCACTGGGCCGCCATCCCAGATCCTGTCCTGAGCACCTTCTAAGGCTCCTTGGCCTCAAACCATGCCTTGTCAAAAGCCTCATCCTGAGGCTTGGTCCCTAAATCAGCCTTATCTTCTGACTGGGCCTTTTTGACGCCAAGCTCCTGCCAAGCCCCAAGCTACTCCCCAACTCCTCCTGCAGCCACTTAGGACCTGAAAAGTCCCCAGGAACGTTTCTACCTCCTTCTCCCCAAGTCCAAACCTCTCCCTGGTGAGTCATTCCTTGAAAATGCCTTttcaggggtggctcagttggtttagcctccgactcttgatttaggctcaggccatgatcccatagtcggtgagatgaagccccacttgtggctcctcgctgtcagcccagagcctgcttgggattctctctacctctctctgcccctcctcctgttttgcaagcacgctctgtctctcaaaataaacattaaaaaaaagaaaagaaaatgcccttTCACCGACAAACTCTTTGAGAACAGCCTCAGTGTGGCTGCTTGAGTGGGCATGGAGTCCCCGGAAGAGACGGGGGGAGCCCTGAGATAGATATAATGAATCCCAAATCCCTAGATATATGTTGGTGTAGAGGCTGATGCAAAGGAATGGAAAACCCCGGGTCCTGGCAGAGAGAGGGTTTTCTGGAGGAAGTGACACTTGGACCTTGAAAAGACAGCTGAGTATGGGCATCGGGGGACAGGCATTCCAGGCATGCAGCTGGAAACACGGAGGCATGGGGAATCTTGGGAGATTCTGTCAGGGTGGTTGTTCTGCAATGTCCCCACCCTCTTGCTTGTTGCCTGCCCCTCACACCTGAGGGCTCTTGCTTTCTGCAGCCTCCCCACATTGTGCTTTTCTCATGGTCTACAAGCTTCATCTGTGTGGAGGGAAGCCCAGGTCCACCGTGCACTGGTTGCTATGCCCAGTCCCTTTAACCCCCGCCCCAGTCTCAGGCTCTCTCAGCCAGTTCAGACCTCCTTCACTGTACACCTCCTCCCAAGTCTTCTGCCACCTCATCTCTATCCCTGGGAGCTCTGTGCCTTCAGCCCTCACCAGCTAGGCACAATGACCCCTTTGAACTCACGGGAGTCAGACTTAGGCCAATGTAAGATTTAGGTTCCAACTTGAGTTCTGGCCACAATTTATGCTGCTTGCTCCCTCCCACTTGTCCCAGATTCAGCCACAGCCTGTTAGCTTCCTTCAGGAACTTGCTTTCTCCTCCATCTGTTATTGGCCCAGTCGGGCAAGTTTCTGACTACCCCACTAAAAGGTCATAGAACAGGAAGACTAGCTAAGTTTGTTTCCAGAGCCTAAGGCTCATGGCTGGGCTCTATAAAAAAGGGATGTTTGCTGAATTAATCAAGGGAGTTAACAGCCTTGCTGCTTCCCTCTTGTTACTTGAAGCTGCCTTTGCTCTGCTGGACACTAGTTCCCTCTCCTCATCCTTGCTTCACCTAGTCCGGGTACCTGAAGGACAACCATGTCTCCAAATCAACACTCTTGTTCTCCCTGTGTCCcaccccataatttttttttcgaTTCCTTCCATAGTgcaattctttgattttttcctttaaaatagcaCTCTTCTTCAGTCCTTCAGTGGCCACTGTCCAACCCTAGCCCTACTCTTGAATCAAGACACCTCCACTCAAGCTTGTAGCATATGCTGCAACACTCAAGTAGAGTGACAGCTcccctccagaaagccttccctacctacacacacacacacacacacacacacacacacacacacaccccacacaagGCTGGTATGGGTAGCCTGGTTCCACTTAGCTCACCTTCTGAATTTTACATGTATAGAGTCCTCTACCCTTCTCCTTTGGCAATTCACTGaggggcaagggacagagagaggcccTCTTTCATGATGAAACTCAGAGGACTTCTAAGGGAAGCAGGACACAGAACAAAGCATGCATaggtggaaggaagagaaaagatgcttttttaaagtttttatttcaaaaaataaagccGCAGTTAATTTCACATAAATatctggggagggaaagggacaggGATGTGGTGGGGGCTTGGCCCCTAcctcctcttctctttcacaCTGTATTGTAAAAGCAAAGGGGATGGCTaaggagaaaacaagcagaagaaGCAGTCAGTGGGAGCATTCTTACTCAAAAGGCCCCCTCAGCACATCCCTGCCCTGAGGACTGCCTCGGCCCTGGCTCACCTTGCCGAACCAGCGGGAGAGCCATATCTGCTTCATGGTCATGTGATCTGGGAGAACTTCATTGTCAAAAAGGAGCTGTACCTaggagggagatggggacagTTTTAGAAACCCCTCTCTCATGCAGGTCAAGAACTGCCCTGGTCCACTACAGACTCTGTGAACTCCCTTTGAgctcctccctttccccccaaaactGGCTGTGGGAATACTCACATGCTGGGGATTCAGCATTAAGCGGTGACATAGGACCCTTCGGAGATGACGAACTTCAGCTCTAACAGAACATCGAACATATTTGTTCTGGGGATAGGGAGGGAAGGCAAGAGGACAaggtgtgtgagggaggggcaatgGGGAGGTGAGTCCTCAGAGAggccctcccctcagcccctctcaCCTGCAGGATGCTTTTATTCTTGTCCTTCCCAGAACTAGGAGGGAAACAGACACAGGTTAGGAGCCCTATCTTTCCCCCTGTACCTCACCCAGAGCCATGGTATACTCTCTTCAAGGGAAGAGACACTCCCCCTCACTGCTCACCCTCTCACCAAGCCCCTCCCAGGTTTTGGGTCACTGACATTTCACATCAGACAATTCATGACCTGACCCTTACCTCAGGCGCTCCAGGCATAGACTCAGCTGCTCATCATATCGATAGTAGTGGGCTTTAGAGTGGTCGAAGCTGCTGAAAGGGAGGCCGAGGTTGCTCAGGGCTGGCTCTAAGAAAGAGTAGTGAGGAGAGTGGCACAGATTCCATACTCCTTTTTCCCCAGAGAGCAAAACTGGGCAGGAGAAATGCTCTGGGGGGTTTACTTTACCCTCCTGCTGCCAAGGGACATACCTTCCCCACTGGGCTGGGTGACCCGGTCCAAGCCTCGGGACTGGTAAAATTCTCGAATCCGTTTCTCTTCACCTAGAAtggagggggggggtgtgggAAGTAAATATTAGCCCTCCCTCATACTTTGTCCCTGTCCGGCTGTCAACCTCTTTACCTACATGATTCCCACCAAAGCCTTTGTCATCTCAAGCTGCCACCCAGCATCAGTCCTCCAGAGACCCCTCAAAGTGAGGTTGGTCACTCACTGTCTTGTAAGCCAGGCACTAGCTTGTACACGATGTCCTGCATGACCCGGTCCAGTTTGAGGTTGAGCAGTGGCTGTGTCTCGTGGATCTTGATGTTGCACATGGGGCAGTACTTACTGGTTTGGAGATACTTCACAATACAACTCTTGCAGACtgcaggaaggaaagagcagACTCTTAGTCTCTCTGGGAATGGGATTCACGGGCtgggtggggtgtctgggtggttggGGCAGGCAGCCAAAAGCCTGGCAACTAGCTTGGTGGAGACTAGGGCCTGAAGGACCAGACAGAGTCCAGGGCACTCACAAGTATGAAGACACTCTGTGATGGTGGTGGCATCCACGAAGTAGCCGGCGCACAGACAGCAGACGATGTGTTCATTCAGGTCTTTGATCTTTACTCGGACCTCCTCCTGCGGACACACCACCCGTCACCAACCATTCCCTCCAACCCCAAATCATACGCCTTCCCAGCTGCGAAAATGCCTCTTTCATCACACTCCAAGGCCAAGCCTCGCACCCTGCACGATCCGCGAGGGATTAGCTCCCGGGAGCTGACACTCCCCCTCCGCCCAGCAGGGGGCTCCGCGCACAGCGGGGGCTCCCTTCCCGTGGACTCGCCCGACCTTCCTTTCCCAGGGGAGACTACACGACGTGGGCGGCACAATGCGCAAGCGTCCTAGCTCGGAGTTTGGCAACCCGATCGCAATCGCGCAGGCGCATTGGGCACCCTGTCTCTGCGCAGGCGCACTGGGCGCCGGGCCAGCCACCGCCCGTCCTCTAGCCGGCCCCAGTTCGCACCGCTAGCCGACCACAGCAGTAACCCCGCCGCCCCTGCACCTCGTTCCGTAGCGGGTCCATCTTGTACACTGACTGGAGCTGGTTCCGAAGCCTCATCGCGATCGCAATCTGGCCCCCCTGAGGAGACGCCATCTTAAAGGCTGATCCCGGCCTGCCACTTCCGGTGCCGCCTGCGGGGCGGGACTTGTCGCCCAGCAACGAGGGCTTAGGTCTTTTCGGATTCGTTGACCCTCTGTAAGGCCCCGCCCATGTCCCTTTCTCCCCGTGTGCTCACCTGAGCCTAactggcccctccccctcctcaatcCGTAATTAGGGAGTgggggggcgtggggagggggtCCTATCTCATTGACCTCTTGTAGTAATCATCATAATAGACCCTACTCGACCGCGGGACTAACTTTTGGAGCCTGAAAAGACTATCGCCTTCTACCCCAAAGGGCCCGGCGGTCTCTGCCAGCCGCCGCTTAGGGTCGTCTATCTCCTGTGACCACGACCCCGCTAAAGAAGCCCCTCCCGGGTCCTCTCCTCATAAAGTCGCCCTCGTCGGCTGACGCGTACGCGTTACGGAGCTTCATCTGGATGGCAGGCCTTCTCCCGGCTCCCGGCGGGATTTTCTCGGGGCTTTGCGGAGTCGCGGAGAgggtggcggggagggagggacccCCAGGGACTTGGTAGTGATCTTATtccgtcccccgccccccaccatccTCCTCTGCCGCCGGGGCTTGTGGTGGCggcgagtgggggggggggcagacccTGGTTAATGATGATGATTCAATCATCGGCGCCTGCGGAGGCCTGGGACAGACTAATGCAGAGCAGATGccgaaggaggaggggaggaggactAGGACACTAGCGCACATAGACACGCTGAAGCAGCGAGCGCCTGCAGTAGCATAGGCCCAGTCCCGTACTTGGAGAGGACGCAGGAGCTCTAGACCGTGTGCACTGCCATCCTTAGGTACTTCCAGTGGGATTAAAAACCAAGGATAAGTTTACTGTGAAGTATTAGCGTCAAGTGCAGTTGGAGAATCAAGGGAGAGACCCCAATGGAGACCACCAAAGGCTTTCTGGAAGAAGTGGGACTTTGGGTGGTCACAGTTCAGAGAATGGGGGTGGAGTGCCTGGATAAGAAGTGCggtggaaatagaaaaaaaaggcagattcGAAGGGATTGACCAGGGAGAGGGAtaggaaagaggcagaggtgtGGATGTGGGAGTAGTG is from Panthera uncia isolate 11264 chromosome A3 unlocalized genomic scaffold, Puncia_PCG_1.0 HiC_scaffold_11, whole genome shotgun sequence and encodes:
- the PCGF1 gene encoding polycomb group RING finger protein 1, whose protein sequence is MASPQGGQIAIAMRLRNQLQSVYKMDPLRNEEEVRVKIKDLNEHIVCCLCAGYFVDATTITECLHTFCKSCIVKYLQTSKYCPMCNIKIHETQPLLNLKLDRVMQDIVYKLVPGLQDSEEKRIREFYQSRGLDRVTQPSGEEPALSNLGLPFSSFDHSKAHYYRYDEQLSLCLERLSSGKDKNKSILQNKYVRCSVRAEVRHLRRVLCHRLMLNPQHVQLLFDNEVLPDHMTMKQIWLSRWFGKPSPLLLQYSVKEKRR